The Streptomyces rimosus genomic interval GAGCGCCCCAAGGTCGTCACCCGCGCGGCCAACGGCAAGCGGGACGTCCCGGACGGCCCGGGCGCCGCGGGCGGCACCGAGAAGGGCGACCTCTACGGCCGGATCGCCATCTCGCTGACCACCCTCGCGTTCCTGATCCACCTCGGCGGCGTCCTCACCCGCGGCCTGTCCGTGCAGCGTGCCCCCTGGGGCAACATGTACGAGTTCTCCACGACCTTCGGCATGGTCGCGGTCGCCGCGTACCTCATCCTCCTCGCCCTGCGGAAGAACGTCCGCTGGATCGGCCTGCTGCTGACCGCCACCGTCCTGCTGGACCTCGGCGTGGCCGTCACCTGGCTCTACACCGAAAGCTCCCAGCTGGTCCCGGCCCTCCACTCCTACTGGCTGTGGATCCACGTCAGCTGCGCGATCATCTCCGGCGCGTTCCTCTACCTCGGCGCCGTCTCCACGCTGCTCTACCTCTTCCGCGACCGCTACGAGAGCAAGCTGGCCGACCCGAACGGCAAGCAGCCCGGCGCCTTCGCCACCTCCGTGATGGAGCGCCTCCCCGCGGCCGCCAGCCTGGACAAGTTCTCCTACCGCGTGAACGCCACGATCTTCCCCCTGTGGACCTTCACGATCATCGCCGGCGCCATCTGGGCCGGCGAGGCATGGGGCCGCTACTGGGGCTGGGACTCCAAGGAAATCTGGTCCTTCGTCACCTGGGTCGCCTACGCCGCCTACCTCCACGCCCGCGCCACCGTCGGCTGGAAGGGCCGCAAGGCCGCCTACCTGGGCCTGTTCGCGTTCCTGACGTACATCTTCAATTACTACGTCGTGAATTACTTCTTCTCGGGACTGCATTCCTACTCGGGGATCTGATTCGGGGGGCGTGGCTATCGGCCAGCGGCGCTGAGGAGTGGATACGGGCATGCCGTCCGACGCCGAGCGGAGCACGCAGCACGCATTCACGTCGGGCGGTGCCGCCCGGGTACTGGCCGGGGCCTGCCGACGGGCGGGCCTCGACAGTGACGGGGCGCGCCTGATCCGCTTAGGAGAGAACGCGCTGTTCCGGCTGGCGGCACACCCTGTGGTGGTGCGGATCGCCCGCTCGCGGGAGTACCTGGATGCGGTCCAGGGCGAGGTGCGCGTATCCCGCTGGCTGTCACGTACGGGATTCCCCGTGACACGCGTGGTCGACGACCTGGAACAGCCCGTGGTGGTGGACGGCCACCCCGTCACGTTCTGGCATGTGATCGAGGAAGGCCCCCGCAAGCCGACGTACGGAGAACTGGGCGCGGTCCTCCGAGACCTTCATTCGCTCACCGTCCCGGACACACTGGCCTTACCGCCGTACCCGGCCCTGGGCCGGACCGACCGGCGCATCGCAACAGCAGCCGGCATACCGGAGGACGACCGCGCCTTCCTGCGCAAGCGCGCCGGAGAACTCCGGGAACGTGTCGCGGGCCTGCGCTTCGAATCCCGGAAATGCGCCGTGCACGGTGACGCGCACGTGCAGAACCTGATGGTGGATCGCGGTGGCCGGGTCACCCTGATCGATCTCGAACGATTCAGCTTCGACCATCCCGAATGGGATCTGATGGTCACCGCCACCGAGCATCACAGCCTGGGGTGGCAGACGAAGGAACAGTACGGTGCTTTCGTCGGCGCATATGGCCGGGACCTGCGCGGCTGGCCGGGCTTCCCCACCCTGCGAGCTTTGCAGGAATTCAAGATGACGACGTGGCTCATGCAGAACGTCGCCGAGAGTGCCGAAACGGCGGCGGAGTACGCCCGGCGCATCTCCTCGCTGCGGAACGAGGACGAGCCACGCGACTGGAGCCCGGGATGACCCGCGTCACTCGTCGTCCATCCTGCCCATGGCCTGCCGCACCTGTTCGGTGAAGCGCTGCACGACAGGATGGGCCGCGCGGGCCGACACCTCGCACCGGAAGTCGTCCACGTAACGCTGGAACCGGGCTGACTGGAGGGCGTCTCCCGCTTCGACGGCGAGCCCGGCGGTGGCCAGAGCAGCTTCGAGTTCTCCGTTGAGCAACTGACTCTGGGCGAGCACCATGCGGCAGAAACCGAGCGAGCGGGCGTACTTGGGGTCGGTGAGCTCTACGGCGCGTTCGGCGAACCGGACTGCCTCCGTTCCCTGCCCGAGGTCTCGGAAACAGTGGCAGAACTCGCCGTTCAGCTCGGCTTCATCCATGTAAGCGAGCCAGTCCGGGTCATCGGCACTCCCGGCCTGCGCGAAGAACCTCTCAGCCTCGTTCATCGCGCGGGCAGCGCCCTTGTGGTCCAGTGCCGTGGACAAGGCGCGAGCCTCGTGGGCGGAGAACAGTGCCATCGCGCGAGGCGTGGAACCGGCCTTGCCACCCTCCACCGACGCACGGGCCAACGTCAGGGCCCGCGGCGCATTACCCAGGTAGTTGGCCTGATGGCTCAAGTTGGCCAGAATTCGCGCGCCCATCATGCGGTCGCCCACTACATGAGAAAGTCGCAGAGTCGACAGCAGGTAACGCTCGGCGAGAGCATGGTTCCCGATGTCGTACGCGCTCCAGGCCAACAACTGCGACATTTCCGAGACGGCCTTGAACAATGCCTCACCCACCTTGGCGCTGTAGCAGGCTCCCAGGAGGGGAAGTACGTCTTCCCGAAAGTAGTGCCGAAAGGCTTTGTGCGCATGCCCGCCACCGAACCGGAAGTCCAGCTGCATGAAGAACCCGGCGGCAGTACGGATCGCGGCGACATCCCGTATGCCGACTCGGCGAGTGACAGGGGCGCCACTGGGCACGCCCTCCGACCGGGAGACCAGCCAGGTAAGGACAGCGGAATGCACATCGGCGTCCGGGAGCTGGGTTTCGTCCGACCGGCCGCCCTCGGGGCACTGGTGCGTGAGGCCGCCAAGTGCATCCAGTAACTCGGGGAGCGACCGGGCGTAGTCCATACCGAATGAGCTGCCGAGAGCCCGCGGGACACCGGAAAACCCCAGCTCTTGTGGCGTAAGCCTCCGCCGTAACTTGTCGCTCAATGCCTCGGCTGCGTACAGCGCGGTCTGCCGCTGGATGCCCTTCCCGTCCAGCCACCGCTGGACGGCGACATGCGTGGTGCCGAGGTGATCGCCATGTCGTTGCGCGACCTCACGCATGCGTTTGGCCAGCCCTTTGTTCGAGGCTCCGGCTTCCGCCATGACGGCGGCCAAGCGGTGGTTCGGCTCTTGGCGCATGTCCCAGCCGCCCTTCCGGAGGTCACGGTGGGTGCCCATGGTGGCACGGTGAGTTCGCTCGCGTAAGGGTTCACCGTGAACCCCCTGGAGCGG includes:
- the ccsB gene encoding c-type cytochrome biogenesis protein CcsB, with the protein product MNLAAAATNESLASISNMLIYSAMAVYTLAFLAHLAEWAFGSRSKVGRTAAALTATAPAPAKAPAARTAEQGGGTAVLERPKVVTRAANGKRDVPDGPGAAGGTEKGDLYGRIAISLTTLAFLIHLGGVLTRGLSVQRAPWGNMYEFSTTFGMVAVAAYLILLALRKNVRWIGLLLTATVLLDLGVAVTWLYTESSQLVPALHSYWLWIHVSCAIISGAFLYLGAVSTLLYLFRDRYESKLADPNGKQPGAFATSVMERLPAAASLDKFSYRVNATIFPLWTFTIIAGAIWAGEAWGRYWGWDSKEIWSFVTWVAYAAYLHARATVGWKGRKAAYLGLFAFLTYIFNYYVVNYFFSGLHSYSGI
- a CDS encoding phosphotransferase enzyme family protein, which gives rise to MPSDAERSTQHAFTSGGAARVLAGACRRAGLDSDGARLIRLGENALFRLAAHPVVVRIARSREYLDAVQGEVRVSRWLSRTGFPVTRVVDDLEQPVVVDGHPVTFWHVIEEGPRKPTYGELGAVLRDLHSLTVPDTLALPPYPALGRTDRRIATAAGIPEDDRAFLRKRAGELRERVAGLRFESRKCAVHGDAHVQNLMVDRGGRVTLIDLERFSFDHPEWDLMVTATEHHSLGWQTKEQYGAFVGAYGRDLRGWPGFPTLRALQEFKMTTWLMQNVAESAETAAEYARRISSLRNEDEPRDWSPG